The DNA window TCGGAAAAACGTCGGCTCTGGTCAATGAAATCGCCGCCGCCTGCAAAGAACAGGCCCAGGGAATCGAACAGATTAACTCGGCGGTTTCCCAGATGGACAAGGTCACTCAGCAGAACGCCGCCGGAGCGGAAGAAGCCGCCAGTGCCGCTGAGGAACTGGCCTCACAGGCTGAATCGATGAAACAGACGGTCTGGCAGCTCCAAACCCTCGTCCGCGGCGGGTCGGAAGCAACCCCCCAACAGGCCGCAGCCGGACAGCTGTCTTTGTCCAACCAAATCTTTCATCAGATTGCAGAGGGCTCAAATACCCCTCCGACAAGCAGGAATTTCTCTCGTTTTACAAACCATAAATAAGGAGTTTGTCTATGCCAAAGTCACTGATGATAGTCGATGATTCGGCCACGATGCGGAAAATCATCATGCGCACCGTCCGAATGTCCGGCCTCGAATTCGACCGGACCGAAGAAGCCGGAAACGGAGCCGAGGCGATTGAAAAACTGAAGGCCTCACCGGTGGACATCGTCCTGTGCGACATCAACATGCCGGAAATGCCCGGCACAGAGATGGTCAAACAGGCCCGCCAGCTGCCCAACTGTCAGAACACCAAAATTATTATGGTTTCTACGGAAAGTGCTCAGGATTTGATTAACAGTGTCCTGGCCAGCGGCGCCAACGGCTACATCACCAAACCCTTTACACCGGAAAAGTTTCAGGAACAGCTGGCTCCGTTCATGAGCTGAACGCAGGGCAAGATGCAGAAAGGACCCAATCATGATCGAACAGAAAACCTACCACGAAATTGTACTCGATGCCGCCAAAGAAGTATTTGAAACGATGATTTTTATGGAAATCGAGCCGTCCGCTCAGGCGTCTATCGATGAATCCGCCCTGTCTCTGCTTGGAACCATCACCTTCAAAGGCGACATCGAAGGATGCATGGGCATCAACCTGTCCTGGCCCTGCGGACAAACCATCGCCCGCAACATGCTGGCCCTCGAGCCGGATGCAGAGGTCTCTCAGCAGGAAGTCTGCGATGCCGTCGGCGAAGTGGCCAATATGGTCATGGGAAGCATCAAAAGCCGCCTGCAGGATATGTATCCGGATATCGCCGTCTCCATTCCGACCGTAGTCACCGGCAGAGAATTGAACAGCAACCTCGGCGAAGGCGCAGAAAAAGTAGCCGTGCCCGTCTGCCTGAATGAAGAGTTTACGGCTGTATTTATTCTTTTGTATCGAAGAAAATAAATCAGCCGAAACTGGAAAGGACTCATCGGCCATGACAGAACCAACCGTCCAATCCGTCCCGCTTGAAACGATTCTGCCGCAGGTCAGCACTCTGTCTATGCAGACATTCTGCGAAGACATGGACGGAATGCTCGGCATCTCCATCAGCTGCGCGCTCTGTCAGGCCGCCCCGGGAACCCTCGACAGACTCAAACCCTTCTTCCCCAAATTCGCCGCCGTCTATTCCATCAAAGCGCAGGGGACACTGAGCGGACGCTTTGACCTGCTCCTCGATAAAAATGCCCTGTTCCTGCTGTCCGGAACCATTGTCATGCTGCCGGAGGCCAAAATCAAAGAGCAGTGCAAACAGGGCACCCTCGAGCAGGCCCTCAAACTCAGCGACACCATTAAGGAAATCGGCAATCTGACCGTCGGCGCCTGGGACCGAATCTTCCGTGAACATCTTCCCGGACACAAACACCTGCTCCAGACCAACACCCAGATTCTCAATCCCTGGGACAAACCCGCCGAAGTCTTCGGATTCAAAGAAGACACGCCCTGTCTGCTGGTCGTGTGGGAAATGACCGTCGGCGACTATCCGCCCTTCCATGGAGCCGCCGTCTTCCCGGCTGCTCTTTTTGAGCCGCCCAAAGAGGAACCGGCTCCGGCGGAAGCCCCCGCACAAACCCCGGCGGAATCCGCCGCAGCTCCTGCGGCCGCCCCTGCACAGCCCGAGCCGGCTGCAAGCCAGCCGCCGCAAACCCCCGAACCCGCCGCAGCCGCACCGGTCTGTCCGCAAACTCAGGAATCAACCGAACCCCATCCGGTCTGGAATGCCATTCAGCAGATGGTCCAGTCTGCCCCGGATGGAAGGTCCGCCGCCCCGCTGGACGCCGCTGTTCTGAACTGCCCGGCCCGGCTCTTTATGAATCCAAAACCCCTCTGGCTGTCTCCAAACGACTCCGTCGAAACCGCCCGCCAGCGGATGCAGCAAAACAATACCCGGTACGCTCTGATTGAAGAAAAGGACCAACTCGTCGGCATCCTGTCTCAGGGGGATGTCAATGCGGCCCTCAGCCCGTACCTCCGCTCTCCTTTTGAGGAGTATCGACGCCCCCTCGATGAGGCCTCTTTGCAGATACGCATCCGATGGTTCATGAGCCGGCCCGTCCATACGGCCTCACCGGATACACCGATGTGGAAAATAATGGATCTCATGTGCCGTCATCAAATCCGCGCCGTCCCCATTCAGGACGCCGGCGGGACCGTTACCGGTCTGGTAACCGTCATGGAAATCTTTCAAACCCTGCTCAAAACGCTGTCCGGCGGCTCTCCCGCCGCTCAGCCGGAAGCCACAAAGGACTGTACAAAAACGGATTGAAATGCTTATGGAAAAGACAGTGAATATCACAGAACTGATTGAACAGGCCGCCGGCAAGCTCCCCCTGCTGGACCCGCAGGATACCCGCGACATCGAGGAAATCGCCGGCGTCTTCAAACAAATCGAAGAAGCCGTCAAAGCCCTCAGCGGCTGGGAGGAGTCCTCCCGGCTTCAGGTGCAATCCCTGGCCCATCTGGGAGCCGAACAGATTGAAAAACTGCTCCGACAGGAAATCCAGTCCTCCGAGCAGGTTCTTCAGGAGCTCACAAAGGCCGTCAGTCAGCTGCAGACTCTGACACAGTCCCTTTCT is part of the Anaerohalosphaeraceae bacterium genome and encodes:
- a CDS encoding response regulator, encoding MPKSLMIVDDSATMRKIIMRTVRMSGLEFDRTEEAGNGAEAIEKLKASPVDIVLCDINMPEMPGTEMVKQARQLPNCQNTKIIMVSTESAQDLINSVLASGANGYITKPFTPEKFQEQLAPFMS
- a CDS encoding chemotaxis protein CheX yields the protein MIEQKTYHEIVLDAAKEVFETMIFMEIEPSAQASIDESALSLLGTITFKGDIEGCMGINLSWPCGQTIARNMLALEPDAEVSQQEVCDAVGEVANMVMGSIKSRLQDMYPDIAVSIPTVVTGRELNSNLGEGAEKVAVPVCLNEEFTAVFILLYRRK
- a CDS encoding CBS domain-containing protein: MTEPTVQSVPLETILPQVSTLSMQTFCEDMDGMLGISISCALCQAAPGTLDRLKPFFPKFAAVYSIKAQGTLSGRFDLLLDKNALFLLSGTIVMLPEAKIKEQCKQGTLEQALKLSDTIKEIGNLTVGAWDRIFREHLPGHKHLLQTNTQILNPWDKPAEVFGFKEDTPCLLVVWEMTVGDYPPFHGAAVFPAALFEPPKEEPAPAEAPAQTPAESAAAPAAAPAQPEPAASQPPQTPEPAAAAPVCPQTQESTEPHPVWNAIQQMVQSAPDGRSAAPLDAAVLNCPARLFMNPKPLWLSPNDSVETARQRMQQNNTRYALIEEKDQLVGILSQGDVNAALSPYLRSPFEEYRRPLDEASLQIRIRWFMSRPVHTASPDTPMWKIMDLMCRHQIRAVPIQDAGGTVTGLVTVMEIFQTLLKTLSGGSPAAQPEATKDCTKTD